The proteins below come from a single Odontesthes bonariensis isolate fOdoBon6 chromosome 18, fOdoBon6.hap1, whole genome shotgun sequence genomic window:
- the brd2a gene encoding bromodomain-containing protein 2a, whose translation MDMAVNPLLNSSLSGVEVSLMGVTMDHTGTAGKRIRKPSLLYEDFESHGMPPLNQIIHSGPPQPLVKDPSRQGRMTNQLQFLQKIVLKSLWRHHFAWPFHEPVDSVKLNLPDYHKIIKTPMDMGSIKKRLENNFYRSASECMQDFNTMFTNCYIYNKPTDDIVLMAQSLEKAFLQKVAQMPQEEVELAPPLPRSKPVKPGKKGRNNAVSGGVTTAHQVPAVSQSAYSPPTPETPDSILSTPPQTILSKSITPTLPTEQSLPTITGLLPTQPTAKKKGVKRKADTTTPTTVAMPIMSTMGVSGIGLGMGGGHNSPLTLTSLGMDHSSSLGMSQALGLNQGMGLGLGMGMGSGAMMMSTKATAASRRGVSGRPIKPPKKDLPDSILPTPVRRSKLSPQLRYCSGVLKELLSKKHAAYAWPFYKPVDATTLGLHDYHDIIKQPMDLSTIKRKMDSREYRDSQQFSADVRLMFSNCYKYNPPDHDVVAMARKLQDVFEFCFAKMPDEPPAPPSSSSSSSSSSSSSESELSSESEDSESSPSSDSEEERANRLAELQEQLKAVHEQLTALSQGPIVKPKKKKEKKDKKKKKKVEKEKHRRIEEELPPVKPPKTPKITKTPKPKSNKAVACPVMPIKKAPSKKNNKSKSKKASMMFNMPQTMHDPIVSHFDSDEEEDTAPMSYDEKRQLSLDINKLPGEKLGRVVYIIQSREPSLRDTNPEEIEIDFETLKPSTLRELERYVMTCLRKKPRKPYASKNSAGKSREELALEKQLELERRLMDVSGQLNSGKKPPKTKPEKTASETHTQPSRLSASSSSSDSSSSSSSSSSSDTSESDSG comes from the exons ATGGATATGGCTGTTAACCCGCTCCTTAACAG CTCTCTTTCTGGGGTTGAGGTCAGCCTTATGGGAGTCACGATGGACCACACTGGCACAGCTGGAAAGCGCATCAGAAAACCCTCACTGCTCTATGAGGACTTTGAGAGTCATGGGATGCCCCCTCTCAATCAGATAATCCACTCGGGACCCCCACAGCCCCTGGTGAAAGACCCCAGCCGACAGGGGAGGATGACCAACCAGCTCCAGTTCCTACAGAAAATCGTGCTCAAGTCTTTGTGGAGGCATCACTTTGCCTGGCCTTTCCATGAACCAGTCGACTCAGTCAAGCTCAACCTGCCT GACTATCACAAGATTATTAAAACTCCCATGGACATGGGTAGCATTAAGAAGAGGTTAGAGAATAACTTCTACCGCAGCGCCAGCGAGTGCATGCAGGACTTCAACACCATGTTCACCAACTGCTACATTTATAACAAG CCAACGGATGACATAGTCCTGATGGCTCAGTCTCTGGAGAAGGCATTCCTGCAGAAAGTGGctcagatgccccaggaggagGTGGAACTGGCACCTCCCCTGCCACGGAGCAAACCAGTAAAACCGGGCAAAAAAGGCCGAAATAATGCAG TTTCAGGAGGCGTGACGACCGCTCATCAAGTTCCGGCTGTCTCCCAGTCGGCATACTCGCCTCCCACCCCGGAAACACCCGACTCCATTCTCTCTACACCCCCACAGACAATTCTGAGCAAGAGCATTACCCCCACTCTTCCAACTGAACAGAGCCTCCCCACCATCACAGGCCTGCTCCCCACACAGCCCACAGCTAAG AAAAAAGGTGTGAAGCGGAAAGCAGACACAACCACCCCGACCACAGTAGCCATGCCCATTATGAGCACCATGGGTGTCAGTGGAATAGGCCTGGGGATGGGAGGGGGACACAACTCCCCGCTCACGCTCACCTCTCTGGGGATGGACCACAGCAGCAGTCTGGGAATGAGCCAAGCGCTTGGCCTGAACCAGGGCATGGGGCTGGGCTTGGGCATGGGGATGGGCAGCGGGGCAATGATGATGAGTACCAAAGCAACAGCGGCCAGCAGGAGGGGGGTCAGTGGACGACCCATCAAACCTCCTAAGAAAGACTTACCGGACTCCATTCTGCCGACGCCGGTGCGCCGCAGCAAGCTGAGCCCTCAGCTGCGCTACTGCAGCGGCGTGCTGAAGGAGCTGCTGTCCAAGAAGCACGCCGCGTACGCCTGGCCGTTTTACAAGCCCGTCGACGCCACAACGCTGGGCCTTCATGACTACCATGACATCATTAAGCAGCCCATGGACCTCAGCACCATCAAG CGGAAGATGGACAGCAGAGAGTACCGCGACTCGCAGCAGTTCTCTGCTGATGTCAGACTGATGTTCTCCAACTGCTACAAGTACAACCCCCCTGATCATGATGTGGTGGCCATGGCCAGAAAACTCCAG GATGTGTTTGAGTTCTGCTTTGCTAAGATGCCAGATGAGCCTCCAGCACCACCAAGTTCCTCATCGTCGtcgtcctcctcttcatcctcatctGAGAGTGAGCTCAGCAGCGAAAGTGAGGATAGTGAGAGCAGCCCAAGCTCAGACTCTGAGGAGGAGAGGGCGAACCGCCTGGCAGAGCTGCAGGAACAG ctgaAAGCAGTTCACGAGCAGCTCACTGCTCTCTCTCAGGGCCCCATAGTCAAAcctaagaagaagaaagagaaaaaagacaagaagaagaagaaaaaggtggAAAAAGAGAAACATCGGAGGATCGAGGAAGAGCTGCCCCCAGTCAAACCGCCTAAGACCCCCAAAATCACCAAGACTCCAAAACCCAAGAGCAACAAAGCAGTGGCCTGTCCCGTCATGCCGATTAAGAAGGCGCCgagcaagaaaaacaacaagagcAA ATCCAAAAAGGCAAGCATGATGTTCAACATGCCGCAGACGATGCACGACCCCATCGTGAGTCATTTCGACTCGGATGAAGAGGAGGACACGGCACCCATGTCGTACGATGAGAAGCGTCAGCTCAGCCTGGACATCAACAAGCTGCCGGGCGAGAAGCTGGGCCGCGTCGTTTACATCATCCAGTCCCGAGAGCCGTCGCTGCGAGACACCAACCCCGAGGAGATCGAGATCGACTTCGAAACGCTGAAGCCGTCGACACTGAGGGAGCTGGAGAGATACGTCATGACGTGTCTGAGGAAGAAGCCCCGCAAGCCTTATG CGAGTAAAAACAGTGCTGGCAAGTCGCGGGAGGAGCTCGCTCTGGAGAAGCAGTTGGAGCTGGAGAGGAGACTGATGGATGTCAGCGGGCAGCTCAACTCTGGGAAGAAGCCCCCAAAGACCAAAC CTGAGAAAACGGCATCGGAGACCCACACCCAGCCGTCCCGGCTCAGCGCCAGCAGCTCCTCTTCAGACTCGTCCTCATCGTCTTCTTCGTCTTCGTCCTCGGACACAAGCGAATCGGACTCTGGCTGA
- the hsd17b8 gene encoding (3R)-3-hydroxyacyl-CoA dehydrogenase, whose translation MAAAIRLISRLTLVTGGGSGIGRAVCQRLASEGASVVVADISRESANETLESLQKDLRGQVHIAAAVDVSSKESVKKLVTSIQAQYFQPPSVCVHAAGITEDDFLLNMEEEQFDRVIQVNLKGSFLVTQAVAQALVACGAPKGSIVTVGSIVGKVGNIGQANYAASKAGVEGLTRTAAKELSRFGIRCNCVLPGFISTPMTDKVPEKVISKMKSLVPLGRMGEPAEVADVCAFLASDDSRYITGTSIEVTGGLFMG comes from the exons atggCGGCCGCCATAAGGCTCATATCAAGGTTGACGCTGGTCACTG GAGGAGGCAGTGGGATTGGACGGGCAGTGTGCCAGCGTTTAGCCTCTGAGGGCGCCTCCGTGGTGGTCGCTGACATCAGCAGGGAGTCAGCTAACGAGACGCTGGAGAGTCTGCAGAAGGACCTCAGAGGGCAGGTTCACATTGCAGCTGCGGTGGACGTGTCCTCAAAGGAGAGCGTGAAGAAGCTGGTGACGAGTATACAG GCTCAGTACTTCCAGCCTCCTTCAGTGTGTGTTCACGCAGCAGGCATCACTGAGGATGACTTCCTGCTCAACATGGAGGAGGAGCAGTTCGACAGAGTTATCCAGGTTAACCTGAAG GGTTCATTCTTGGTTACTCAGGCTGTGGCTCAGGCTCTGGTGGCCTGTGGCGCTCCCAAAGGATCCATCGTGACTGTGGGCAGCATCGTGGGAAAG GTGGGAAACATCGGACAGGCTAATTACGCTGCCTCTAAAGCTGGAGTTGAAGGTCTGACCAGGACGGCAGCCAAAGAGCTCAGCAG GTTTGGGATTCGATGTAACTGCGTGTTGCCAGGTTTCATATCGACTCCAATGACAGATAAAGTACCAGAAAAGGTTATTAGCAAg aTGAAGTCCCTGGTGCCTTTGGGAAGAATGGGCGAGCCCGCGG AGGTGGCTGATGTTTGTGCCTTTCTAGCTTCAGACGACTCTCGATACATCACAGGAACCAGTATCGAAGTGACAG GTGGACTTTTCATGGGCTAA